aataataattaaaaaattattaaatgatttAACACGTCTTTATTAAACTAGTGATTAGCCACAGAAGATAACATACAAGAGCGTTTTACATGTTGACCGTAATTCACTCTCGTTACGCGTGCACCTCATTGGGcgctttaaattcaaattttcaaaatcacaaTTCATAAAACCGGAAAACTGAAAAGAGTGAGTATCCACTACGAACGCGCTCACCCTAAAAACTCAGCAAAAATCCATCGAACGGTCCACAATTACACGTGTCATCGCTTAAAAGGGCCCCACTCCCAATACCCAATCAAAAATAATCAACACCCAATAATTAATCGCAATCACGATCATCCCATCCCAATCCAAGCATCATAATCACATTGAGAAGTATGCAGCAGAAACAACATCACCTCTTATTTCTTTAGAccgaaaagaagaataaaaaagtaTTCAGTTTTCTCTGCAAACTTCAGATTCCAATTCGAATTCAGATTCGCGAATTGAGAGAACAAGAAGATGACGCGTTCCAATGAGGAAACGAAGACGTACCAGGAATGGTTCAATTTGGCTGATTCAGGTTCGTTTTTTCCTTCACTCTTGAAATCGCATGCTCGTGCTTCTTCATTTGCAGCTTCTATAGTAAAACGATTTGTTTTGATTCTTCGCAGATGGAGATGGTCGTATCAGCGGAAACGACGCTACGAAGTTCTTTGCTCTCTCCAAGTTGTCTCGCTCACAACTCAAGCAACTCTGGTCTCTCGCCGATACCAAACGACAAGGCTATTTGGGATTCAACGAGTTCGTTACTGCAATGCAGGTAATAATCTTCGTCGTTTGCATCTGATTCTGAAAAATGAAACTGCGATTTGAGTtccatcttttatttattttttctttcaatgaACAGCTGGTTTCGCTTGCACAAGCAGGGTACGAACTGAACTCAGATATACTTAAAACTGAGAGTAAGTTCAGATCATAAtgcgattttttatttttcgtggAAAGTGTGTGTGATCATGTCCTCTTATGTGTATTGAAATGATACTCCGAAAGAAAGTGCAGTAGTGTTTATTTTAACTCCTCATGTATAATTTAGATATTTGATCTATATTTAGAGAAAATGTTGCTACTCTTTAGTATGAGTATTGATGAATCGTGAAATGAGATACTTGTGAAAAGCTCATTGTTCTACAAATTAAGAAAGTATTTGTGTTCAGTATTTGAATATTTAGTGGATTCAATAAACAATGCACATTCTCCTTGATCTAAGAGTAGATTTCATTAACTTCGTCACTTTTGAGAAAAAATCAATTTAGTGATGCTTTAGATGCTATTATATGTTGGCTTCACAGACCCGAGTTTCTTGtgatactctttttttttttaaatgttttaatgaatttaaataatCCTTTCTCTGTTGTTTAAAGTTGATAAGGAAAATGTTAAACCTCCTGTGATGGAAGGACTTGAAGATCTAGTCACAGTAAGACTGCTTTACCTTGtgctttattattattagattagatAATACTGTTTCTAATGATTCTTTACCCCCTTTTTTTGGCAGAAAACAAagagattaataattaattctccTCCTGAAATTAATGGttagatatataattttattatttttgcttaTTCAGGACTTACCTGGGTTTAATTATATGCGGCTAAATGATTTTACCGATGATTTGTAGGGCCCGCTCAGCCTCAGTCAATTCCAAAAAACCCGTGGTTTACTTCAAAATCAAAATCTCTAAAGAGAGTGAGTCTTGCCATGAATTCCATCTTGTGAAAATTTCATATTATGAATTCTATCTAGTTCAATTGGTTGTTGGCAATAGATCATGGATGGATCCAAAGTCCATTATTTTAGAGATGAACAGATCATTTCTCTTCATTTGATAGTATATTTCTTCTATAATTGGGAGTTGAGAGATCCTCCAAACTATTTATTCAAGTAACGTTTTCATTATAATAAAGTGATTGACACAAGCTTGTGCATTATACTTCAAGTCCAACGAGCATGCTCTGGAACACATTCACAATGATTGTTTATAGTGAATTcatgtttgttgtttttcttgcATGAAGATGAAAAATTGATGCCGGGTTTTGATATTGATAAAGTAGCAGTGGAGCTCTGCTTCCATGGTTTTGCTCAATTTTATTTGTTGCAAAGTGTACAGTAGTCATAATAGCTTCTCTTTTTTGTAGTTACCTCTCAGTTCTGTTACATCAATAGTTGATGGCTTGAAGAAATTGTACGTTGAGAGATTAAAGCCATTAGAAGTCACTTATCGGTATAACGATTTTGCATCTCCATTGTTGGTAAGTTGCATCTGTGCACCCTCTATGTAAATTTGATGCTAAAATTTGTCCACACATGTATTAGCATTGTAATTGTAACTACCCTGCTTATCATTTGTTGCTGTTGTGAATATATGTGTTGATAATAAAATCAAGATTATACGTGTTTACAGACCAACAGTGATTTTGATGCTAAACCCATGGTCATGCTTCTCGGTCAATATTCCACGGGAAAAACAACATTTATAAAGCATTTGTTAAGATGTGATTATCCAGGTTGGTTTAGTTCTACATGATGTAATGCCTACATTGTAACAATTCCTTCATTCATAGAATTGATAGAGGAAAATATATTACTGTACTAGTGTTGATACTATGTTAAAATATCTTTCTTTGTTCAGGAGCACATGTTGGACCGGAGCCCACAACTGATAGATTCGTTGTTGTCATGGTATAAaaggcttatttttgttcttgtaTCTTCTTTAGAAGTTGTTATGAAGTGAAACAAAAAAAGGCTATTTTCTTTCATTATGTCACAACAATTCAACAAAGTTATTTGTTACTTGTAAATTGTCAACACAGCCATTTCCCTTTATCCAAGCTTGGGATTGGTTATGTTAAACTTTGTGCATACGTAGGCTGAATTTATTTAAGTTTTTCTTGTGTTAATGGAGCTTGCTTTCTTATTTAATATAGTCCGGGCCTGATGAGAGGAGTATTCCTGGAAATACCATTGCTGTTGATGCTGATATGCCTTTTGGTGGCCTAACAACATTTGGAGGGTCATTTTTATCGAAGTTCCAATGTTCTCAAATGCCGCATCCTGTAAGTTTTATTTACATTTTAAGTTTTTATGGTTATgtcattcactatctgagatttTATTTGAACCACTTTTCTATTTTAGCTACTGGATGAAGTAACATTTGTGGATACTCCTGGTGTCCTATCTGGAGAGAAACAAAGGACTCAACGAAGCTATGATTTCACCGGTGTTGTTTCTTGGTTTGCTGAAAAATGTGATCTCATTCTTCTCCTATTTGATCCTCATAAACTTGATATTAGTGACGAGTTCAAACGTGTGATTTCATCTCTACGTGGTAATGAAGACAAGATCCGTGTGGTTTTAAATAAGGCAGATCAAGTTGATACTCAACAAGTAAGATACTATGAACGAGATTTCTTCTGGTATGTTGTGAATGCTATCttcaatctttttatttatctctACTTACTTGCCTGAATTTATTTTAAAGCTTATGAGAGTTTATGGAGCGTTGATGTGGTCATTGGGGAAAGTGCTAAACACTCCTGAAGTTTCACGTGTATATATTGGGTAGGTTTCGTCTCCTCAAAATTTGCCTAATTATCTTCTTAATCTTCAATTAATTTGACAAAGTTTGTTTATCCAGTTAGTTTGATATTCTTCAGTTCAGTTAATGCTAAGTTAATGTTCTCTACAGCTCGTTTAATGATAAGCCTATCGATGAAAGCTTTGCTGGTCCTTTAGGGAGGGATCTCTTTGAGAAGGAACAAAATGATTTGCTTGCAGATTTGGTAGATATTCCAAAGAAGGCTTGCGATCGCAAGGTATAGTCACAAATTTTATACTATTTGCATGACTTACTGGtgcaatcaagaaaaattatatatattggtaTATGTATGTCACTCTGTGCTTGTAGATCATGTTtgcttctattattttaactATCTTAATGTAATGGTGCAGATAAATGAATTTGTCAAACGTGCTAGATCTGCTAAAATTCATGCATACATAATTAGTCATCTCAAGAAGGAGATGCCTGCAATCATGGGCAAAGCCAAGGCTCAACAAAGGCTCATTGATAAACTTGATGAGGAATTTGCAAAGGTATCTTTCCTTTCTCCTTTGCTTACTTTGGTTCCTTAATTTCCTTCtctaattttactatttatttatgttGAAAAACAGGTTCAACGAGAGTATCATCTACCTTCTGGAGATTTTCCTAACGCTGATCACTTCAGAGAAGTTTTAAGTAGTTACAACATTGATAAATTTGAAAAACTGAAGTCTAGAATGATTCAAGCTGTAGATGATATGCTTGGATATGAAATTCCAGAgcttttaaaaaaattcagaaatccttatgattaattattttcttttctttaaaagCTCTGAATTTAGATAAACAAGCACATTATTTTAGGCTTTCGTCTTCAAGAATCCCTAATGTTTGGGGATTTATTAATTGCCATTGTCATATATGCTTCTTCTTGAGCGTGAGATTCTAATGTTTTAACTTTAAATTCTTTATAAAAATTTGATTGGTTTCATTTTCACTCTCTAGTGTCTATATTTGCCTATTTGGTTTCGGTACATAGTAAAAGTTTGTAGAAAAGGGagttcttattttaaaaaatttctaaaaacaaTTCTATGACCTGTTTTATTTGCTTTATGACGGATGAAAGGGCACCAGCATATGAAGAGAGACTTTTATCATGTAGGCACTCACCCATAAAACATTGTAGTACTTTTAAAAGGGATAAAGGCGTCCGTAAATGGTGCTGATATGGAGCAGTAGCACTAAAATAGGGATGTTATCTAAGTATCTATTAAACTATCATCCAAACTTTCAGAAACATCTTTAAATTCAAATAGACTCTAAATTGGACTGAAATATAGTCTTCGGAATAAAATACAAAGCTACAAATTGAATTTAACTACAAATAAtgaagataaattaaataatttgttaAGGTTATTTTTGGTATATCAAAATTTAACTACAAATCCCTCAACATTGATTTTAAAAGAGATCAGTTTGACCTCACAACTTACACGTGTGCACCTTGTTATAACTCGTATTTAACCGAGCTAATTTCGGCCTATAACCAAATTATATCATATAACAGTCTAAAATAAGTACATCACCTATAAAAGTAAAATCTTTACATGAACACGAAGTTGATATTGTACATATAAACTGGTAAAAAGAACTTTGTTTATGTATTAATATGAGCGTCGAAATGCCTTTTACAAATGTTCTTTTTCAGATATAACTCATCCAACTGAAGTAGTGTCTGACACGAATCATACTTGAGGAGCTATAGATCAAGTAGCTTTTTACTAGACAAGAACAGGATCTAAATTTGTGTTCATATTCTTATGGTCCTTAATTACCAGGGccaaaaattttattaacaatttttgcTAGGAACCAACTTTTTTTAACTAAGAATCAGCCAACAAAATAAAACTTCATATACAAAACtcattatatattatgtttatgtTTACAATCATGATCGTAGTCAAAGACCTTGGCAATTTTTTTCCGAGCACTTTATAGAACTGTCAAAATCacattttgttttaataaaagtcccaaaaaagaaagaatagagtGTATGCACAGTAGGTGATGATGATTGATGACGTGCATTTTTCTCTCGAGTCAAATAAAACAGTGAAAATGGCAGTATATTCATCTATCATGAGAACAAAAAATGGTGGAGGAAGTCGTGGATCAAATCAAATCGCCCATTTTTTTCTGAGTGTTATCCTTCTATAATGACAAGGCAGCAGTATCCACTACAGTGTTTAACTACCTTATCATGTTCATAAAAGCAAGCCTTGTCTCTCAGCTCTTTGTTGAGATCAAACTTTTGAAACCACTCACCATCTGTTTGTGTTTTTGTTGCTTTAAGAAAGTAAAACTAGGAAAATGGATGTTACAAAATTTGGCATGAAGTTTCAAGGTAAGGTAGCCATTGTTACAGCTTCCACTCAGGGAATTGGGTTTAGCATAGCTGAGAGGCTTGGCTTGGAAGGTGCATCTGTTGTCATATCTTCTCGAAAACAGGTTTAACATTTTATCTTCTCTCACTTCTTATCGATTACTTTAATTATCAAAACAGAAAGTGTACAAGAGAAGTATACACGAAATGATGCATATAACATTCCTCTGAATAAGTGGATCAATGTATAATATGGTTGAGTTTCTCTTTTGTTGTTGTaagcaaaaatttaaaatatattaataaaaggtGTGTTGTCAAACCCGCCTAAACTTTAATGTATACATAGAAAGAATAATGAGAAAGTATTATATGACATTTATATGTTTCCCTTTTTATTATCTTTCCACCTTGCATCACGAAAAGGAATAATATTGGACACTTTTGCAGCAAAATGTTGATGCGGCTGCGGAAAAGCTAAGGGCTAAAGGAATTGAAGTGTCGGCTATGGTTTGCCATGTTTCAGATGCACAACAGAGGAAGACCATGATAAGCAAAACCATACAGGTGAGGTTGAAAAGTTTCTTCAGATAATAAACTGTGTTGTATGATCTGTTTTTGCAATCTTGGTGCTTATGAGTAACATGTTCTATTAAGGGTCCACCACCATGAATTTATATGTACTGTGTTGCTCTGGAAGCTATAGACTAAGAATTTGTTTAATCCTTTTACCTAAACTTAAGTCTTTGCAAAAATACTTGAAAGCTATGCTCTAAGAAGTGGTTAGTTAACATGCCTGGTTTGTTACAGAAGTATGGAAAGATAGATGTTGTTGTATCCAATGCTGCTGTGAATCCTTCTGTGGAACCCATCTTACAAACACAAGACTCGGTCCTTGACAAGCTCTGGGAGATAAATGTCAAATCCACTATACTTCTCCTTAAGGTAAATGAAGAAAAGGGAAGAAACAACAAAGTGTGAAAATATATATACTGAAATTGCAAATTGTATGGTTATGGTTTACACAGGATGCAGCTCCTTACTTGAAGAAGGGTTCTTGTGTTGTGCTAATTGCTTCTGTTGTTGCTTATAATCCACCTCCTACTATGGCTCTGTACGGAGTCTCCAAAACAGCAGTTCTTGGACTTACCAAGGTATGTACTTGCCATGCAATTGTTATTGCTATCAAAGTCAAATACTTTTATCGATGCGTGAACATATAAATGATTGTTTGAATGATAGTGCATCAAGattaaattctatcttctttatctgcttaaagtttttattcttctttggaGGCCTTGGCTAGTGAAATGGCTCCCAACACTCGTGTAAACTGTGTTGTTCCTGGTTTTGTGCCAACTCATTTTACTGCACTCTTTACCACAAATGATGCTACTGTAAGCGCACTTTGTCCCTTCTAGACTCCTAGTTTTGCTTTATTAAGTCTCCTATTTCCTCACCTGGAATGAGTTTTCTTTTTGTGTGGTACAACTACAGAGGGAAGATCTTGAAGGGAAGACATTacttggaaagcttggaagaacACAAGACATGGCTGCTGCAGTAGCTTTTTTGGCATCAGATGATGCTTCATACATAACAGGAGAGAATCTAGTGGTTGCTGGTGGAGTCCCTTCCAGGTTGTAGACCAATTTTCCATCTTTTAGTGGACTTTGGTGGACCTCACCATCTCCAACCCCAAATTGTATTGCTCCTTGGATTCCCTGCATCCATTGGCAAGAAAAGTATTCGAGTATCATCTGCTAATGGGATTTTTGTGATCAAGTACCATTGGTGAATAAGTTAATCCAATCCAATATCCTTTATGTTGCTGAGGATTAAGTACCATTCCATGTGTTCCCTAACATGTATATGTATATCATTCCTACTTTCTGTCATCTTCAGCTGCCAAATTTGAGAACAAAAGACTAAGGATGTTTGTAAATGCAAAACATAAGAACTTATTTTACGCCAAAATTTATACAAGATTATCAGTGGTAGGATTGATGCTTCAATTTTACAGCTACTAACATAGGTCATAGGCTTAATACAACATACTAACTTGAAGAATACAGGTTAACACACTTGACATGTACCAAATATTTTAGCAATAGAGCAACTACATTCATGCTAGCACTAAACTCCAAACATGAGAGCAACTACTTCGAGCCCCTTCGGGCATATCTCCTACCTATGTACATAAAATTAAGCATAATAAATAAGACAATATGCAACTTCTTCATACACTGATATATATGACTCTCATACTGCTTCTACTTGACATTTGACCCTTCCTCAAGTGATATTAATCTGATTATATTCTGATTCTTATGACGGCTTCAGAGTCGTCTTTGCATCTTCTTCCCGAGCCAAATTAATGATCTACACAGATTGCACGTGGAAAACTAGTTGTTTAACCTGTAGTGTAGGATTCCACCATCACTAACTACATTTTTGGTATTAAGACATCAGTTTCCGTGGAAGCTTATTAGACAGAGGATGCTAAACGGGAATAACATCGGAATTTTGATTATCCTCACATGTCAGGATAAGACCCTCAACGTAGGTTGGCAAGAGGCAGCGGATCCATTGACAACCTGTTGAGACAGGTTCTGTGGAAGGAACAATCATGAGCACATTATCATGTCGACGCACAACTCCCATCACACTTACGGTGCTACCTTCTTTGATGTACCTATGCAGTATAAACCCCGAGTTCGATTTTCAAAATTCCAAAAGCAATTAAAAGGAAATTTTAACATATACAGGAGCACAGTGAAAATAGTAAGTCATGTACCCTTCCTTGAGGCGCATTATACGGTCATCGCTAGAGAGTTTGCGGTCCCCAAGCCAGCCTAAGAAGTTCGGGGATAACTCTCTGTTGTCCTTTGTTACATCAACTACAGTAATTGGTTCCACAAAGGGAGCAACCTTGGCACCATAGCCTGCTTTCACTAGTGCTCTTAACCCAGACTGGAAGTCTGATATGTAAAAGTCTGCTACATATTTCTGCACACCAGATATAATAATTGTAAGAAGGAAACACCTTACCTGGTAATGAAAAAGCCAGAAACTACCAGAATGTAAGATTCAATCAATTTACTGATGTTGAAGAAATAGAACAGAGTATATAAATTTAACTGACACTAAAAACCACCATGCAGTTGAAGTCAACATAGTCATAGAACTTCATTACATACGCTAGGTTGCAATTACATGAGCATCTGGGTAGTATTTTGCTATCCCTATTCAATAGtttctttttgttccttttttttctttggatgaAAATAGGTATCAATCTATTATTCAGAACTATGGACGTGGTGTCGGTTTATACATTCCCTATTCAACCTTAAAGTTAAATCAACATTATTTTGCCCCGTAAGCATTATCCGAATATTTCAGGTGTCAATCAACTCTGTACAACTGTGAGAGAGGTGTGACATCTCActctcaacaaattatgctagaCCTCAAATGAGTATACATAAAGCATTAATGAAGCAGTTGAACAAACTAACCTCAGAGTATCTAGAACCCCAAGTGAAGCAGCGGTGTTTAGGATTTGCTGATTTTCCACCAAGACCTTTATATTCATATAATTCAGTAGAGACATATACACATCTAGATATCCTTTGGTAGGATGACTCCAAAGGAATACTGCCACAGGTTACAACCTACAGGGAGAAATACGATATATATAAACATTTATTGGAGAAATTATTTCAACTCATTCCACCAGATATCAACATTAAAGCATCCGCATCTTTTATGTCACTTCAAATTTTCTCCAAAATTATAACATCGAATACTCGAAAAGCTAGAAGGATTCACTAAAGAAAAAGATTAAGGAAATTGAGCATGCCTAATAACATAGCTTAAGATTTCAGCCTGCCGCTTAACCAGAAAGCATTACAGTTGGAACAAAGAGAGAAAGGAATGGGACGGGAAAGCAAAAACGACAACTCAAATTTTGAAGTTAGTCAGAATATGAGCTTCCTTAAATGTCCCACAGCAAAAAATATCTAGCTAACCATAATAACTGGTTATCTTTGCAAAGAATTGTGATTAAAACACAATAATTTTGTTAACGAGACAAAAAGCTCCTCTGGAAATTTTGACTATCTCAGAAAAGTGAATATATGGTCCCCACATTATCTACCAGACCAAGCACAATACAACATAAATGAACATTATGCAACATTATCCATGCCACCATCTACGCTGAACCATGTGGTCAAAGTGAtgaaaaaaaactcaaataagTTATGGACTAACAAAACGATTCCTCAAAATGCAAGTTAGCTCTGTTCTTTTCAGGATAAATAAAGCATATAGTTATTTACTAGTATATCTATAAGACTAAATTAATatagaattattataaattataaatcagaGACTAAAGTTTACTAGCTTAAATTCTGACATTCAAGATTCCAGCAACCCCGGGGGCAGAGAAGTTTCAGCATAT
The sequence above is drawn from the Arachis hypogaea cultivar Tifrunner chromosome 4, arahy.Tifrunner.gnm2.J5K5, whole genome shotgun sequence genome and encodes:
- the LOC112795966 gene encoding EH domain-containing protein 2, with amino-acid sequence MTRSNEETKTYQEWFNLADSDGDGRISGNDATKFFALSKLSRSQLKQLWSLADTKRQGYLGFNEFVTAMQLVSLAQAGYELNSDILKTEIDKENVKPPVMEGLEDLVTKTKRLIINSPPEINGPAQPQSIPKNPWFTSKSKSLKRLPLSSVTSIVDGLKKLYVERLKPLEVTYRYNDFASPLLTNSDFDAKPMVMLLGQYSTGKTTFIKHLLRCDYPGAHVGPEPTTDRFVVVMSGPDERSIPGNTIAVDADMPFGGLTTFGGSFLSKFQCSQMPHPLLDEVTFVDTPGVLSGEKQRTQRSYDFTGVVSWFAEKCDLILLLFDPHKLDISDEFKRVISSLRGNEDKIRVVLNKADQVDTQQLMRVYGALMWSLGKVLNTPEVSRVYIGSFNDKPIDESFAGPLGRDLFEKEQNDLLADLVDIPKKACDRKINEFVKRARSAKIHAYIISHLKKEMPAIMGKAKAQQRLIDKLDEEFAKVQREYHLPSGDFPNADHFREVLSSYNIDKFEKLKSRMIQAVDDMLGYEIPELLKKFRNPYD
- the LOC112795968 gene encoding tropinone reductase-like 3, whose protein sequence is MDVTKFGMKFQGKVAIVTASTQGIGFSIAERLGLEGASVVISSRKQQNVDAAAEKLRAKGIEVSAMVCHVSDAQQRKTMISKTIQKYGKIDVVVSNAAVNPSVEPILQTQDSVLDKLWEINVKSTILLLKDAAPYLKKGSCVVLIASVVAYNPPPTMALYGVSKTAVLGLTKALASEMAPNTRVNCVVPGFVPTHFTALFTTNDATREDLEGKTLLGKLGRTQDMAAAVAFLASDDASYITGENLVVAGGVPSRL